The following proteins come from a genomic window of Sorghum bicolor cultivar BTx623 chromosome 3, Sorghum_bicolor_NCBIv3, whole genome shotgun sequence:
- the LOC8074993 gene encoding pentatricopeptide repeat-containing protein At4g38150, producing MSLQIPVRSGALRRLLLLGGAGGLPRPYSTDDRRRRVIREARQEEEDEAFLRTLNFGADPENNPLPPPPRRGRGLSDASAGKQQQQPERSAQKVVGETLLQKLKLGDGPSAAAAAATGGGDELRQPEDEPAPAQPVDVDEIFRKMKETGLIPNAVAMLDGLCKNGLVQDAMKLFGLMREKGAIPEVVIYTAVVEAFCKAAKLDDAVRIFRKMQGNGVIPNAFSYWLLIQGLYKGGRLDDAVGFCVEMFEAGLAPNAETFVGLLDAVCKTKGVDDGEKLVRSFQDRNFAIDEKSIREHLDKKGPFSPVVWEVIFGKRKSGRPL from the coding sequence ATGAGTCTGCAGATTCCGGTGAGATCAGGCGccctccgccgcctcctccttctAGGTGGCGCTGGGGGTCTCCCGCGCCCCTACTCCACCGACGACCGGCGGAGGCGGGTGATCCGCGAGGCAAGGcaagaggaggaggacgaggcgtTCCTCCGCACCCTCAACTTCGGCGCCGACCCCGAGAACAACCCCCTTCCCCCGCCGCCGAGGCGTGGCAGGGGATTATCTGACGCCTCCGCcgggaagcagcagcagcagcccgaGCGAAGCGCGCAGAAGGTCGTCGGGGAGACGCTGCTGCAGAAGCTTAAGCTGGGCGATGGtccctccgccgccgctgccgccgctacGGGAGGCGGCGATGAGCTGCGGCAGCCTGAGGACGAGCCTGCGCCCGCGCAGCCGGTGGACGTGGATGAGAtcttccgaaagatgaaggaGACCGGGCTGATCCCCAACGCCGTGGCCATGCTTGACGGGCTGTGCAAGAACGGCCTGGTCCAGGACGCCATGAAGCTGTTCGGCCTGATGCGAGAGAAGGGAGCCATCCCGGAGGTGGTTATCTACACAGCTGTCGTCGAGGCATTCTGCAAGGCAGCCAAGCTCGACGACGCCGTGAGGATTTTCAGGAAGATGCAAGGGAATGGAGTCATCCCCAACGCATTCAGCTACTGGCTCCTGATACAGGGGCTGTACAAGGGGGGCAGGCTGGATGATGCTGTTGGGTTCTGTGTGGAGATGTTTGAGGCTGGGCTTGCGCCGAATGCTGAGACGTTTGTAGGCTTGCTTGATGCAGTGTGCAAGACAAAAGGGGTGGATGATGGTGAGAAGCTTGTGAGGAGCTTCCAGGACAGGAACTTTGCTATTGATGAGAAGTCAATCAGGGAGCACCTGGACAAGAAAGGCCCATTCTCACCAGTGGTGTGGGAGGTGATCTTTGGCAAAAGAAAATCAGGCCGACCTTTATAA